A single genomic interval of Sander lucioperca isolate FBNREF2018 chromosome 9, SLUC_FBN_1.2, whole genome shotgun sequence harbors:
- the LOC118495951 gene encoding serine/threonine-protein kinase RIO1-like, which yields MTVRELFDFITDPSITWHNMDQYLHKAMMIAAERTSEQRTDQDRVDDEVFKKAYIPRTLTEVSHYERDVDLMKTKEEESAISGHKDNVLYQTLTGLKKDLSGVQTVPALLEGEQSSSSEEEEEEEEEGEKDEDDEEEEEQTEESQLDKKEKKKMVKEAQREKRKNKVPKHVKKRKERVSKMKKGK from the exons ATGACGGTCAGAGAGCTGTTTGACTTCATCACCGACCCGTCCATCACCTGGCACAACATGGACCAGTACCTGCACAAG GCGATGATGATAGCAGCTGAGCGTACGTCAGAGCAGCGTACAGATCAGGACCGAGTGGACGACGAG gtgtTTAAGAAGGCCTACATCCCCCGCACCCTGACGGAGGTCAGTCACTACGAGAGAGACGTGGACCTGATGAAGACCAAGGAGGAGGAGTCAGCTATCAGCGGACACAAGGACAAC gTTCTGTACCAGACGCTGACCGGACTGAAGAAGGATTTATCTGGAGTCCAAACG GTTCCTGCTCTGCTGGAGGGCGAGCAGTCTTCATcctcagaggaagaggaggaggaggaggaggaaggagagaaagatgaagatgatgaagaggaggaggagcagactGAAGAATCTCAGCTGGACAAAAAg gagaagaagaagatggtGAAAGAAgctcagagagagaagagaaaaaacaaagtaCCCAAACACgtgaagaaaaggaaagagagggtgTCCAAGATGAAGAAAGGCAAATGA